From a single Alloactinosynnema sp. L-07 genomic region:
- the fxlM gene encoding methyltransferase, FxLD system produces MNTLRHDDASVTEFRDALVDKLLADNMITSSRVERAFRTVPWHLFVAEGTPLEATYNVDNPVAIKRDRDGVIISSTSAAYIQAQMIEQAEIAPGMSVLEIGSGGYNAALLAEVVGPDGRVVSVDIDPEVTDRAQELLDATGYGSRVTVVLADAGHPLPGLDERFDAILVTVGAWDLAPAWLEHLTADGTIVVPLRMNGITRVIGFRREGDHLVSTSVAVAGFVPMQGEGTRDERVFLLPDRNGHHVKLRFDDEVPQDMSLLDGVLATDRTEAWSGITIKHGVSFAGLHLWFAAFLPGFCKLAVDDGTDLAAERKGWFPFGVVHGDSFAYLAVRPLPEGSGVEFGAPAYGAHGEAAATAMVEQIQVWDRQGRDAEPTFTYWPTGAHRPEFGENTAVLVKAHGVATISWPSAADAPDGQGVPHNPEK; encoded by the coding sequence GTGAACACTCTCCGACATGACGACGCCAGCGTCACCGAGTTCCGCGATGCACTGGTGGACAAGCTCCTTGCTGACAACATGATCACCTCGTCACGGGTGGAGCGAGCTTTCCGTACCGTGCCCTGGCATCTGTTCGTCGCCGAGGGCACTCCGCTGGAGGCCACCTACAACGTCGACAATCCGGTCGCGATCAAGCGCGATCGAGACGGCGTGATCATCTCCTCCACCAGCGCGGCGTACATCCAGGCGCAAATGATCGAGCAGGCCGAAATCGCGCCCGGCATGAGCGTGTTGGAGATCGGGTCCGGCGGCTACAACGCAGCCCTGCTGGCCGAGGTCGTCGGACCAGACGGCCGGGTGGTCAGCGTGGACATCGACCCGGAAGTGACCGACCGCGCCCAGGAACTCCTGGACGCGACCGGATACGGCAGCCGGGTCACCGTGGTCTTGGCCGACGCCGGGCATCCGCTGCCTGGACTGGACGAGCGGTTCGACGCGATCCTGGTGACGGTCGGGGCCTGGGACCTCGCACCGGCCTGGCTGGAGCACCTCACCGCGGACGGCACGATCGTCGTTCCGTTGCGGATGAACGGAATCACACGCGTCATCGGGTTCCGCCGTGAAGGCGACCACCTGGTGAGCACCTCGGTCGCGGTCGCCGGGTTCGTCCCGATGCAAGGCGAGGGCACCCGAGACGAGCGGGTGTTCCTCCTGCCCGACCGCAACGGTCACCATGTCAAGCTGCGCTTCGACGACGAGGTACCGCAGGACATGAGCCTGCTCGACGGCGTGCTCGCGACTGACCGCACCGAAGCCTGGTCCGGCATCACCATCAAGCACGGCGTGTCCTTCGCAGGCCTGCACCTGTGGTTTGCCGCGTTCCTGCCCGGTTTCTGCAAGCTGGCCGTGGACGACGGCACCGATCTGGCCGCCGAACGCAAAGGCTGGTTCCCCTTCGGCGTCGTGCATGGCGACTCGTTCGCCTACCTGGCTGTCCGCCCGCTTCCCGAGGGCAGCGGAGTCGAGTTCGGTGCGCCCGCCTACGGAGCTCACGGTGAGGCCGCCGCGACCGCGATGGTCGAGCAGATCCAGGTATGGGACCGCCAGGGCCGCGACGCCGAGCCCACCTTCACCTACTGGCCGACCGGCGCCCATCGGCCCGAGTTCGGCGAGAACACGGCCGTGCTGGTCAAGGCGCACGGCGTGGCCACGATCTCCTGGCCATCGGCGGCGGATGCCCCCGATGGTCAGGGTGTCCCGCACAACCCCGAGAAGTAA